One Brassica napus cultivar Da-Ae chromosome A5, Da-Ae, whole genome shotgun sequence DNA window includes the following coding sequences:
- the LOC111213766 gene encoding protein kinase PINOID-like: MLRESDGEMSLETTNSPISSGTESCSSFSRLSFDTPPSTTATIPEEESFLSLKPHRSSDFAYAEIRRRRKHGLTFRDFRLMRRIGAGDIGTVYLCRLAGDEEESRRSYFAMKVVDKEALALKKKMHRAEMEKKILKMLDHPFLPTLYAEFEASHFSCIVMEYCSGGDLHSLRHRQPDGRFSLSSARFYAAEVLVALEYLHMLGIIYRDLKPENILVRSDGHIMLSDFDLSLCSDSIAAVESSSSSPENQPRSSPRRLTRLAKLFHRVLRSKKVQTLEPNRLFVAEPVTARSGSFVGTHEYVAPEVASGGSHGNAVDWWAFGVFLYEIIYGRTPFAAPTNDVILRNIVKRQLTFPTDTPATMLELHARSLISGLLNKDQTKRLGSRRGAAEVKVHPFFKGLNFALIRTLTPPEIPSDVRRPKKAVTFSGRSNKPAAFDFF; encoded by the exons ATGTTACGAGAATCAGACGGTGAGATGAGCTTAGAGACCACAAACTCCCCTATTAGCAGCGGGACAGAGAGTTGCAGCAGTTTCAGCCGGTTATCTTTCGACACACCGCCGTCAACCACCGCGACTATCCCCGAGGAAGAAAGCTTCCTCTCCCTTAAACCGCACCGCTCCTCAGACTTCGCCTACGCAGAGATCCGCCGGCGGAGGAAACACGGCCTCACCTTCCGAGACTTTCGCCTCATGCGCCGCATAGGCGCCGGAGACATTGGAACAGTGTACCTATGCCGTCTCGCCGGAGACGAAGAAGAGAGCCGGAGGTCGTATTTCGCGATGAAGGTCGTGGATAAAGAAGCTCTTgcgttgaagaagaagatgcacaGAGctgagatggagaagaagattcTAAAGATGCTCGACCATCCTTTTTTACCGACCCTTTACGCCGAGTTTGAAGCTTCGCATTTCTCTTGCATCGTCATGGAGTATTGCTCCGGCGGAGACTTGCACTCGCTTCGTCATAGACAGCCCGACGGAAGATTCTCCCTTTCCTCCGCCag ATTTTACGCGGCTGAAGTTCTAGTGGCGTTAGAATATCTACACATGTTGGGCATCATCTACAGAGATCTCAAGCCTGAAAATATCCTAGTTAGATCGGACGGTCACATCATGCTCTCGGACTTTGACCTCTCCCTATGCTCCGACTCAATCGCAGCCGTCGAATCCTCGTCCTCCTCGCCGGAGAATCAACCCCGCTCTTCCCCGCGTAGACTCACACGTCTAGCCAAGCTTTTCCACCGCGTCTTGCGGTCTAAAAAGGTTCAGACGCTAGAGCCGAACCGTCTCTTTGTTGCTGAACCGGTTACCGCCCGGTCCGGTTCTTTCGTTGGTACGCATGAGTACGTTGCACCAGAAGTCGCTTCGGGTGGGTCCCATGGGAATGCCGTTGACTGGTGGGCCTTTGGAGTGTTTCTATACGAGATTATTTACGGTCGGACTCCGTTTGCCGCGCCGACTAATGACGTCATACTCCGTAACATCGTGAAAAGACAGTTGACTTTCCCGACCGATACGCCGGCTACTATGTTAGAGCTTCATGCGAGGAGTTTGATCTCCGGGTTGCTCAACAAGGACCAGACCAAACGACTCGGGTCGCGGCGAGGCGCCGCGGAGGTTAAAGTGCATCCGTTTTTCAAAGGTCTAAACTTTGCGCTTATCCGTACGTTGACTCCGCCGGAGATTCCTTCCGACGTAAGGAGACCGAAGAAAGCGGTAACGTTTAGTGGTAGGAGTAATAAACCAGCGGCGTTCGATTTCTTTTGA